CGTTTTCCAGCGCCTGGCGTACCACGTCGGCAGCGGCGGCATCACCCTGGCGCATGGTGTAGATCAAGGGCAGGGTGGCCTTGCCTTCGGCCAGGTCGTCACCCAGGCTCTTGCCGATGGTGTCGGCGTCGCCGCTGTAGTCCAGCACGTCGTCGATGATCTGGAAGGCGGTTCCCAGATACATGCCGTAGTCGGCCAGGGCCTTGACCTGGGCGTCGCTGCCCTGGGCAATCAGCGCGCCCACGCGGGCGGATGCTTCAAACAGCTTGGCGGTCTTGTACTGGATGACTTGCAGGTAGTCTTGTTCGGACAGTTCGGTATTGCCGATATTCAACAGCTGCAGCACTTCGCCTTCGGCGATGATGTTGGTGGCTTCGGCCATCACCTGCAGAATCTGCATATTGTTGGTGGTCACCATCATCTGGAAGGCGCGAGTGTAGAGGAAGTCGCCCACCAGCACGCTGGCAGCATTGCCAAACAAGGCATTGGCGGTTTCGCGGCCACGGCGCATGTCGGATTCGTCCACCACGTCATCATGCAGCAAGGTGGCGGTGTGGATGAATTCAATCATTGCCGCCAGCTCGTACAGATGTTCACCCTGGTAACCCAGGGCCTTGCCGGACAGCAGGGTCAGCACCGGGCGCAGGCGTTTGCCACCCGCGGAGATGATGTATTCCGCCACCTGGCGGATGAGAACTACGTCGGAGTGCAGACGGGCGCGAATGACGCGGTCTACGGTCTGCATGTCTTCAGCGATCAGGGTACGGAATAACGGGGTGGACACGGTTTTAGCCAGTTGTTGGTTTTTAGCAGAGCCAGAAGCGCGGAATGTTACCAGAAAAGCCTTGCAGACAGCCATTCCCCGTCTGGGTGTGCGGCTAAACTGATGAAATTATTGACAACTTTTTGTGGCTTACGTATAGTTTCGCGTTCTTCTTCGCGTGATGCGGGGAAGATTCCCTCTTTAGGAGCTATGCGAATGTATGCGGTCATAAAAACCGGCGGCAAGCAGTACAAGGTTGCCATCGGTGAAAAACTCAAAGTAGAACAGATACCTGCAGACGTCGACAGCCAAATCGTACTCGAAGAAGTGCTGATGGTCGCTGACGGTGAACAGGTTGTTGTAGGCGCCCCGCTGGTTGCTGGCGCTACCGTTACGGCCACTGTTGTTTCCCACGGTCGTGGTGACAAGATCCGCATCTTCAAGATGCGTCGTCGTAAGCACTACCAGAAACATCAGGGTCATCGTCAGAACTTCACCGAAATCCGCATCGACGCGATTTCGAAGTAAGGATAAACAGTCATGGCACACAAAAAAGCAGGCGGTAGCTCCCGCAACGGTCGTGACTCCGAAGCCAAACGCTTGGGCGTTAAGGCTTACGGTGGCGAACTGATTCCGGCAGGTTCCATTATCGTTCGTCAGCGTGGTACCCGTTTCCACGCTGGTGAAAATGTTGGTCAGGGCAAGGATCACACCTTGTTTGCCAAGGTTGACGGCTATGTTCAGTTCACCGTTAAAGGTGCTCTGCAACGCAAGATCGTTACCGTGGTACCGTACACCGGTGTAGACGGCGAATAATCGCTTTCTGCAGACAAGAAAGCCCTATCCTGTGAGATAGGGCTTTTTTTTATCCGGCTTGTCCATGTGGCAGGCTTGGCGAGGGGCAAGGCGTGAAGGCTGGTGCAGCACATGGCCAACCTTGACGCCTGACTCCTCAAGGAGGATCTATGAAGTTTATCGACGAAGCCCGGATTGAAGTTTTTGCAGGTAAGGGTGGCAATGGTGCCGCCAGTTTCCGCCGGGAAAAATACGTGCCGTTTGGCGGCCCGGATGGTGGTGATGGCGGCAAGGGCGGCAGCGTGTTTGCTGTGGCCGATGAAAACGTCAACACCCTGGTGGAATACCGTTTTGTCAAAAAATACCTAGCGCAGCATGGCGAGCGTGGCCGCGGTGCCGATTGCTACGGCAAGGGCGGTGACGATATCGAACTGCACATGCCGGTGGGCACGGTGATTACCGACCACGACACCGGCGAGCTGGTGGCCGACCTTACCCATCACGGCCAACGGGTGATGATTGCCCGCGGTGGCAAGGGTGGCCTGGGCAATATCCACTTCAAGTCCTCCACCAACCGTGCGCCGCGTCAGAGCACGCCGGGTGAAGAGGGCGAACAGCGCACGCTGAAGCTGGAACTGAAAGTGCTGGCTGACGTGGGCCTGCTGGGCATGCCCAATGCCGGTAAATCCACCTTTATCCGCTCGGTATCGGCGGCACGTCCCAAGGTGGCGGATTATCCGTTTACCACCCTGCACCCCAATCTGGGCGTGGTGCGCATGGACGATACCAGCAGCTTTGTGATTGCCGATATTCCCGGCCTGATTGAAGGCGCGGCGGAAGGTGCGGGCCTGGGTCACCGCTTCCTCAAGCATCTGCAACGTACCGGCCTGCTCTTGCACATTGTGGATGTGGCACCGTTCGACCCGGATGTCGATCCGGTACGCGAAGCGCGCGCGATTGTGTCCGAGCTGGAAAAGTATGATGCCGAGCTGCACGGCAAGCCGCGCTGGCTGGTGCTGAACAAGCTGGACATGCTGCCGGAAGAAGAGCGCGAGCTGACGGTGTCGGCCTTCCTGGAAGCCTATGGCTGGCCCAAGACCCAGCCGGATGACCGCCTGGGGTTTGATGTGGACACCCCACGCGTGTTTGCCATTTCCGCACTCACCCACGAAGGCACGCGTGAGCTGGTGCGTGCCATCGACAATTATCTGCGCATCATGCGCGCTCGTGCCCGTGCTGCTGCCGAAGAAGCCGAACGTCAGGCCGAAGAGGCCCGCCTGGCACGCAAGGCGGCAGCCCGCGCCCAGCTGGAAGCGGCTGAAGCGGCCAAGGCGGCAGCTGCTGCGGCCAAGGCTGCGGGCGAAGAAAGCTAAGCCAGCGTCAGGTAGAACAGCCGGTTTCCAGAAGAAACCGGCTTTTTTTCGTCTGTTACATGGCATGTGCGGGTTTGCACTTTGAAAATTTGATGTCGCACGGCAAAATAAGCTACGTAGTTTTACGTGGGTTTGTTGTATTTTGTACTCAAAAATACAATCGAATGCGACTTGCTTTTCCAAATATGGGTGCATGCGCGCCCAGCTGTCCTCTCCGGTCAGGGTGGATGCGTTATTTATCCTGTATCCGGAGTCGTGCTTCTGGACAATTTGCGCTATTCATATAACCATTGCTGCCAATCGGCCCTGCCCGCCCACAAGGCAGGGGGCTGATGCAGCGTATCGGTATGTTGCGGTGGCAGGGGCTGCCCGGCATGGTGTTAACAATAAAACCAAGCAGTAAGGAGAAGTTTGATGAGAAAAGTGATTACCGCCGTTTCTCTGGCACTGATGGCCACTTCTTTTGGCGCTTTCGCCAAGGACTGGAAAGAAGTTCGTTTTGGCGTTGACGCCAGCTATGCTCCGTTCGAATCCAAGGCACCCAATGGTCAGCTGGTGGGTTTCGACATCGATCTGGGCAATGAAATCTGTGCACGCATGAAAGCCAAGTGTGTATGGGTGGAAAACGACTTCGACGGCATGATCCCGGCCCTGAAGGCCAAGAAATTCGATGGCGTACTGTCTTCCATGTCCATCAATGAAGCACGTCTGAAGGAAATCAATTTCTCCGCCAAGCTGTTCAATACCCCGACCCGCATGGTGGCCAAGGCTGGTTCCGGCCTGCAGCCGACTGCCGCCTCCCTGAAGGGCAAGCGCGTTGGTGTTGAGCAAGGCACCATCCAGGAAGCCTATGCCAAGGCCCACTGGGCTCCGGGCGGTGTAGAAGTGGTTCCGTACCAAAACCAGAGCCTGGTACTGGCCGACTTGGCCTCCGGTCGTCTGGATGCCTCGCTGCAAGATGCCATTCAGGCTGACGAAGGCTTCCTGAAAAAGCCGGAAGGCAAGGGCTTTGCCTTCGCCGGTGGCAACCTGAACGACCCGAAAACCCTGGGTACCGG
The sequence above is drawn from the Aquitalea denitrificans genome and encodes:
- the rplU gene encoding 50S ribosomal protein L21 — protein: MYAVIKTGGKQYKVAIGEKLKVEQIPADVDSQIVLEEVLMVADGEQVVVGAPLVAGATVTATVVSHGRGDKIRIFKMRRRKHYQKHQGHRQNFTEIRIDAISK
- the obgE gene encoding GTPase ObgE — encoded protein: MKFIDEARIEVFAGKGGNGAASFRREKYVPFGGPDGGDGGKGGSVFAVADENVNTLVEYRFVKKYLAQHGERGRGADCYGKGGDDIELHMPVGTVITDHDTGELVADLTHHGQRVMIARGGKGGLGNIHFKSSTNRAPRQSTPGEEGEQRTLKLELKVLADVGLLGMPNAGKSTFIRSVSAARPKVADYPFTTLHPNLGVVRMDDTSSFVIADIPGLIEGAAEGAGLGHRFLKHLQRTGLLLHIVDVAPFDPDVDPVREARAIVSELEKYDAELHGKPRWLVLNKLDMLPEEERELTVSAFLEAYGWPKTQPDDRLGFDVDTPRVFAISALTHEGTRELVRAIDNYLRIMRARARAAAEEAERQAEEARLARKAAARAQLEAAEAAKAAAAAAKAAGEES
- the rpmA gene encoding 50S ribosomal protein L27 — translated: MAHKKAGGSSRNGRDSEAKRLGVKAYGGELIPAGSIIVRQRGTRFHAGENVGQGKDHTLFAKVDGYVQFTVKGALQRKIVTVVPYTGVDGE
- a CDS encoding ABC transporter substrate-binding protein; translated protein: MRKVITAVSLALMATSFGAFAKDWKEVRFGVDASYAPFESKAPNGQLVGFDIDLGNEICARMKAKCVWVENDFDGMIPALKAKKFDGVLSSMSINEARLKEINFSAKLFNTPTRMVAKAGSGLQPTAASLKGKRVGVEQGTIQEAYAKAHWAPGGVEVVPYQNQSLVLADLASGRLDASLQDAIQADEGFLKKPEGKGFAFAGGNLNDPKTLGTGAGIGLRKEDTDLKAAIDKAIASILKDGTYKKIEKKYFTFDVYGK
- a CDS encoding polyprenyl synthetase family protein; amino-acid sequence: MQTVDRVIRARLHSDVVLIRQVAEYIISAGGKRLRPVLTLLSGKALGYQGEHLYELAAMIEFIHTATLLHDDVVDESDMRRGRETANALFGNAASVLVGDFLYTRAFQMMVTTNNMQILQVMAEATNIIAEGEVLQLLNIGNTELSEQDYLQVIQYKTAKLFEASARVGALIAQGSDAQVKALADYGMYLGTAFQIIDDVLDYSGDADTIGKSLGDDLAEGKATLPLIYTMRQGDAAAADVVRQALENASRDRFHDVLAAVQSCGALGYAKNEAIKAAEQAVAAIADLPETQVKQALVELARLSVDRNA